A portion of the Caenorhabditis elegans chromosome III genome contains these proteins:
- the dpy-27 gene encoding Chromosome condensation protein dpy-27 (Confirmed by transcript evidence) yields the protein MQPFKRRALTSDDDRPYADTDSMPEVDLDVDRRRQYMEQLNIFDDVSSGAYMLELEAAENGVKYDEKEDLLNVQIPPKYEDQISDPDGNRMIILNIYVENFKSYAGKHILGPFHKNLTMILGPNGSGKSNVIDALLFVFGFKAGKIRTKKLSALINSGGNYESCSVTIMFQMVKDMPVENYDKYEVLTDNCVCITRTINRENNSKYRIDDKDASQKDVQELLLRAGIDMTHNRFLILQGEVEAIALMKPTSKNPNEEGMLEYIEDIVGTNRFVAPISKLMHRVSLLEHKSSQYGASVRRHEGHLKVFEKAMVIGMAYLNTFNNLNYLRGIRVKHNLCRYAETMRDAKMSLVTRTGELEENKDIMLEAKDEVRKKETHERSLNSIVTELENKRIDWQSKKNDWHARDAKRKQGLKSCTQDLGKLMKERDEARREKFEIETAPENARISKQNMQLEWDQLKEQENVCQRTATENLIKYDQKSSADRAKHDDLEKKLSDELLQSMRAKAELDVSESELKDMTIMMEQGQKRVDELKGTLQTMMAENIRDNTELNAVTTELQDRKLKFDKAVEKLPHLKSTEQLLRSKKYELDQEVIEASNTQEVTYRHQATAKLHELKEAGLFPGFKGRLGDLASIPIKFDTAISTVFFAQLDYHVVQTSDECRIGIGFCHEYKLPRTTFVFLDHLKDTDTSGMDSTMKFPAERLFDKIHCVNPEIRREFYFLIHDILVVDSLEEATRIDKKYPGRHRYCTLNGSILNRSGALTGGGKPTTGRIRNDNNPNMSGVKKVDLSKLRAAQEKHNHALEAHLKLQLKQEEIRADNGPIIKQLEIRKRELIMSTKEQKTRIAELKSSIAAHERRMVNYREVTVEDLDEKRAQIADLKRQVEESQKSSAKIKQQIEQYKRKMDRMFMELVQKNKDSIEQAKDRMGQLEQDIARQTAIIENNPSHLEQAEKKLSELEHMCLEKRSEADALAQLEVGEDVKGIDIINAQLQTSTASIDAQRARYTEAVAARREADAAYQTTVDNYNMVKQTYDELMRIIDDLENKTMADNAELDIIESAWMQPEKLYPPGKFVRYNDPDIAAKMTDGHVVLPYECISMIEPHREAYEEHEARMLEDDVFEDTANKICKLEKDVDKFRREFDNKGVRDYAMIVSLLMNEVTSAKKFSDKLKAHREKLNELRMARFNEFSEALAFLGTTTQMLYQLITNGGDASLKFVEEGKSTDPFDGGIKFSVRPAKKSWKLIENLSGGEKTLASLCFVFAMHHYRPTPLYVMDEIDAALDLNNVSLIANYIKHSERTRNAQFIIISLRNQMFEVGNRLLGIYKIDGKTYNIMVDPIAVEIKNRPILKIFEEEIKRREKLRRAEIEPEIDLSNGLSNVVIAPKRKQRRLEMLKLSDFGLDDDSDLPEFNRFPPATRRELSVEDSDEDDEPVRRRPRRQVEEEDEEDELIEEATPSPPPIVVQRRVRRSRH from the exons ATGCAGCCGTTTAAAAGACGGGCGCTAACCTCGGACGATGATAGACCATATGCTGACACCGACTCGATGCCTGAAGTCGATCTCGACGTGGATCGCCGACGACAGTACATGGAACAGCTCAACATATTCGATGATGTTAGTTCAGGCGCGTATATGTTGGAACTTGAAGCGGCTGAAAACGGTGTGAAATATGATGAAAAAGAGGATCTTTTGAATGTTCAAATTCCCCCAAAATATGAAGATCAGATCTCGGATCCGGATGGAAATCGAATGATAATTCTGAATATCTACGTTGAGAACTTTAAAAGTTATGCTGGAAAACATATTCTCGGACCGTTTCACAAGAACTTGACAATGATCCTGGGACCAAATGGAAGTGGAAAGTCAAACGTTATTGATGCATTGCTATTCGTGTTTGGAtttaaa GCTGGAAAAATTCGTACCAAGAAGCTATCAGCATTGATCAATTCAGGAGGGAACTACGAATCATGTTCAGTAACAATTATGTTCCAGATGGTGAAGGATATG cctgTCGAAAATTACGATAAATATGAAGTGTTAACAGATAATTGCGTCTGCATCACCCGCACAATAAATCgtgaaaacaattcaaaatatcgTATTGATGACAAAGATGCATCGCAAAAAGACGTCCAGGAGCTTCTCCTACGTGCTGGAATTGATATGACCCATAATCGATTCCTGATTCTGCAAGGAGAAGTTGAAGCGATTGCACTAATGAAGCCAACATCCAAAAATCCGAATGAAGAAGGAATGCTTGAATATATTGAGGATATTGTTGGAACCAATCGTTTTGTCGCACCAATTTCCAAACTAATGCATCGGGTTTCTCTATTGGAGCACAAAAGTTCACAATATGGAGCCTC TGTTCGCCGCCACGAGGGACACCTAAAAGTCTTTGAAAAGGCAATGGTTATCGGGATGGCCTACCTGAATACCTTCAATAATCTCAACTACCTTCGTGGAATCCGTGTCAAGCACAATTTGTGCCGTTATGCTGAAACAATGAGGGACGCCAAAATGAGTCTTGTCACTCGAACAGGAGAACTCGAAGAGAACAAGGATATCATGCTTGAGGCAAAGGATGAAGTTCGGAAGAAGGAGACTCACGAGAGAAGCCTTAATAGTATTGTCACTGAGCTGGAGAATAAAAGAATCGATTGGCAATCGAAGAAGAATGACTGGCATGCACGTGATGCTAAGAGAAAGCAGGGGCTCAAGTCGTGTACTCAGGACCTTGGGAAGCTCATGAAGGAGCGGGATGAAGCTCGTCGGgagaagtttgaaattgagaCGGCTCCAGAGAATGCGAGAATCTCTAAGCAAAACATGCAACTCGAATGGGATCAGCTCAAGGAGCAGGAGAATGTGTGTCAGCGGACAGCTACAGAGAATCTCATCAAGTATGATCAGAAGTCTAGTGCCGACAGAGCGAAGCATGATGATCTGGAGAAAAAACTCTCAGATGAGCTTCTGCAATCGATGCGAGCAAAAGCAGAATTGGACGTTTCTGAATCAGAACTTAAGGATATGACGATAATGATGGAGCAGGGACAGAAGAGAGTTGATGAGCTTAAAGGGACATTGCAAACAATGATGGCTGAGAACATTAGAGATAATAc TGAGCTAAACGCCGTCACAACTGAGCTGCAAGATAGAAAGCTGAAGTTTGACAAAGCTGTCGAGAAGCTTCCGCATTTGAAGTCTACCGAACAACTTTTGAGAAGCAAGAAGTATGAGCTGGATCAAGAAGTGATTGAAGCATCGAACACCCAGGAAGTTACGTACCGTCATCAGGCAACCGCAAAGCTTCATGAACTGAAAGAGGCTGGATTATTTCCGGGCTTCAAAGGTCGCTTG GGAGATTTGGCAAGTATCCCAATCAAGTTCGACACCGCAATTTCAACAGTGTTCTTTGCACAATTGGATTACCACGTTGTGCAAACTAGCGATGAATGTAGAATCGGAATTGGCTTCTGCCACGAGTACAAACTTCCTCGTACGACGTTTGTCTTCTTGGATCACTTGAAAGATACTGATACTAGCGGAATGGATTCTACAATGAAATT cCCAGCCGAACGACTTTTCGATAAGATTCACTGTGTAAACCCTGAGATTCGCCGCGAATTCTATTTCTTGATCCATGACATTCTGGTTGTTGACAGTCTTGAAGAAGCAACTCGAATTGATAAGAAGTATCCTGGAAGGCATCGTTATTGCACACTGAATGGCTCAATTTTGAACCGAAGTGGAGCATTGACTGGTGGTGGAAAACCGACGACTGGTCGTATTCGAAATGATAATAATCCAAACATGAGTGGagtcaaaaaagttgatttgagCAAGCTAAGAGCCGCACAGGAGAAGCACAATCACGCACTGGAAGCTCATTTGAAGTTGCAGTTAAAGCAAGAAGAGATCCGAGCCGACAATGGTCCGATTATCAAACAGCTCGAGATTCGTAAGCGTGAATTGATTATGTCCACCAAGGAGCAGAAAACACGGATTGCCGAGTTAAAG AGCTCAATCGCAGCACATGAGCGCCGTATGGTTAACTATAGAGAAGTGACCGTTGAGGATTTGGACGAGAAGAGAGCTCAAATTGCAGATCTGAAACGTCAAGTGGAGGAGAGCCAAAAGTCTTCAGCAAAAATCAAGCAGCAAATTGAGCAATACAAACGGAAAATGGACCGAATGTTTATGGAGttggtccaaaaaaataaGGACTCAATTGAGCAGGCGAAGGATCGAATGGGACAGCTGGAGCAGGACATTGCACGACAAACTGCAATTATTGAGAACAATCCATCACATTTGGAGCAGGCCGAGAAGAAGCTTAGTGAGCTGGAGCATATGTGTCTGGAGAAACGTAGCGAGGCAGATGCATTGGCTCAATTGGAAGTTGGAGAGGATGTAAAGGGAATTGATATTATCAATGCGCAATTGCAAACTTCAACG GCCAGCATTGATGCACAAAGAGCCAGGTACACTGAAGCGGTTGCGGCACGCCGAGAAGCAGATGCAGCCTATCAAACCACAGTTGACAACTACAACATGGTCAAACAGACTTATGATGAACTGATGAGAATCATTGATGACTTGGAAAACAAGACAATGGCGGATAATGCAGAACTTGATATTATTGAATCTGCATGGATGCAACCGGAAAAGCTCTATCCACCTGGCAAATTTGTCAGATATAATGATCCAGATATTGCGGCCAAAATGACTGATGG GCACGTTGTACTCCCATATGAATGCATCAGTATGATCGAACCTCACCGTGAAGCTTACGAAGAGCACGAAGCGAGAATGCTTGAGGACGATGTTTTCGAGGACACTGCTAACAAGATTTGCAAGCTGGAAAAAGATGTTGACAAGTTCCGGCGGGAATTTGATAATAAAGGTGTTCGGGATTATGCGATGATTGTGTCGCTTCTCATGAACGAGGTGACGTCAGCGAAGAAGTTTAGCGATAAGCTGAAGGCTCATCGTGAGAAGCTCAACGAGTTGAGAATGGCGAGATTCAACGAGTTCAGCGAGGCGCTCGCATTCTTGGGTACTACTACCCAAATGCTTTACCAG CTTATCACCAATGGCGGAGATGCTAGTTTGAAGTTTGTGGAAGAAGGAAAATCTACCGATCCCTTCGATGGTGGAATAAAGTTCAGTGTACGTCCCGCCAAGAAATCCTGGAAGCTCATCGAGAATCTATCTGGCGGAGAGAAGACTCTGGCCTCTTTATGCTTTGTCTTTGCAATGCACCACTACCGTCCAACACCCCTCTACGTGATGGATGAAATCGATGCGGCACTGGACTTGAACAATGTCAGCCTGATTGCAAACTATATCAAGCATTCCGAGCGAACACGGAACGCTCAATTTATCATAATTTCGCTTCGAAATCAAATGTTCGAGGTCGGAAATCGCTTGCTTGGTATCTATAAAATCGATGGAAAAACTTATAACATTATGGTGGATCCGATCGCGGTGGAGATCAAGAATCGTccgattttgaagattttcgagGAGGAGATCAAACGGCGCGAGAAGCTACGACGTGCCGAGATTGAACCGGAAATTGATTTGAGTAATGGGCTCAGCAATGTCGTTATTGCACCAAAAC gtaaacaACGCCGGCTGGAAATGCTGAAACTCTCGGACTTTGGTCTCGATGATGACAGTGATCTTCCTGAATTTAATAGATTCCCACCCGCAACTCGTCGTGAATTAAGTGTTGAGGATTCAGATGAAGACGATGAGCCAGTAAGAAGACGTCCGCGTCGTCAAGTTGAAGAGGAAGATGAAGAGGATGAATTGATCGAAGAAGCAACTCCATCTCCACCACCAATTGTCGTTCAACGCCGTGTGCGAAGAAGCAGACATTAA